In the genome of Candidatus Reidiella endopervernicosa, one region contains:
- the folC gene encoding bifunctional tetrahydrofolate synthase/dihydrofolate synthase: MRFSTLSEWLSWQEGLHPSEIELGLQRVSEVWSRLRPEGHRSTVVTVGGTNGKGSTVTLLESMLRRAGYRVGSYTSPHLFRYNERIRIDGKDVGDEALCRSFERIDRARCTTSLTYFEFGTLAALDLFAEAQLDIVLLEVGLGGRLDAVNIIDADVAVVTSVDIDHIAWLGNDREQIGFEKAGIFRFGRAAVCGDSNPPQRLLEHAEQIGAVLYRFGSEFGYECEDGGWRWWSDGQKLADLPIPSLSGECQLNNAAVALQVLRLLNPRFMVERQAIAQGLEEASLPGRFQRIPGAVEKLFDVAHNPHAARQLAANLRASRGGGRTLAVVAMLDDKDVGGVISALQDEVDHWYLAGLDVARGLDRDALAQQANLSAQPFDSFNSLTGAMQAAEGESKEGDRIVVFGSFFTVAELLPQVI; this comes from the coding sequence ATGCGTTTCTCTACGCTTTCTGAATGGCTCTCCTGGCAGGAGGGGTTGCATCCGAGTGAAATCGAGCTGGGTCTGCAGCGAGTCTCCGAAGTCTGGTCGCGGCTGCGGCCTGAAGGGCACCGTTCCACGGTCGTTACAGTCGGCGGTACCAACGGCAAAGGCTCTACCGTGACGCTGCTTGAGTCGATGTTGCGTCGCGCCGGTTACCGCGTTGGAAGCTATACCTCGCCGCACCTGTTTCGCTACAACGAGCGTATCCGTATCGATGGGAAAGATGTTGGTGACGAGGCGCTCTGTCGTTCATTTGAGCGTATCGATCGGGCGCGCTGCACAACCTCACTGACCTATTTCGAATTTGGCACCCTTGCGGCACTTGATCTTTTTGCCGAGGCGCAGCTCGATATCGTACTGCTTGAGGTGGGATTGGGGGGGCGGCTCGATGCGGTCAATATTATTGATGCCGATGTTGCGGTGGTGACCTCCGTCGATATCGATCACATCGCCTGGCTCGGCAATGATCGCGAACAGATCGGCTTTGAGAAGGCAGGCATATTTCGTTTTGGGAGAGCTGCTGTCTGCGGAGATTCCAATCCTCCACAGCGACTGCTTGAGCATGCTGAACAGATCGGCGCGGTGCTCTATCGTTTCGGTTCTGAGTTTGGTTATGAGTGTGAAGATGGTGGCTGGCGTTGGTGGTCTGATGGTCAGAAGCTCGCTGACTTGCCGATTCCATCGCTCAGCGGGGAGTGCCAGCTCAACAATGCTGCAGTGGCGCTACAGGTACTACGGTTGTTAAACCCCCGTTTTATGGTTGAGCGTCAGGCGATTGCACAAGGGCTCGAAGAGGCGTCACTGCCGGGTCGTTTTCAGCGTATTCCTGGTGCGGTGGAGAAACTGTTCGATGTGGCGCATAACCCCCATGCCGCTCGCCAGTTGGCGGCTAATCTTCGTGCAAGCCGAGGTGGTGGGCGAACCCTGGCTGTGGTGGCGATGCTCGACGATAAAGATGTGGGGGGTGTCATCTCGGCGCTACAGGATGAGGTGGATCACTGGTATCTCGCTGGGCTTGATGTTGCGCGTGGGCTTGATCGCGATGCTCTCGCTCAACAGGCCAATCTGTCCGCCCAGCCGTTCGACTCATTTAATTCACTCACCGGGGCGATGCAGGCTGCTGAGGGAGAGAGCAAAGAGGGTGATCGAATTGTTGTCTTTGGCTCATTTTTTACCGTGGCGGAACTGTTGCCACAAGTCATATAA
- a CDS encoding SPOR domain-containing protein translates to MDDWLKQRLVGAVVLVALGVIFIPMLIEPPEPEPEVAGRLYDPVTPEVDFLESPEITEVTIPLPEEPPTVVDTGLAPIEPRPTEVVAEPAPVKVETANKPAPVEAKASQGDSLTAWVVQVGSFKQQQNALALRDKIRKRGFTAFVERIKSASGATYRVRVGPEMSYTRIKQRRDALKSKLSLKGVIMKHR, encoded by the coding sequence GTGGATGATTGGCTTAAGCAGCGCCTTGTCGGCGCAGTGGTTCTGGTGGCGCTTGGCGTGATCTTTATTCCGATGTTGATCGAACCGCCGGAGCCTGAGCCAGAGGTGGCAGGGCGTCTCTACGACCCTGTTACACCCGAGGTCGATTTTCTAGAATCACCTGAGATCACCGAGGTGACCATCCCGTTGCCTGAAGAGCCGCCCACGGTGGTCGATACGGGGCTGGCACCGATCGAGCCGAGGCCGACCGAGGTTGTTGCAGAGCCTGCACCGGTAAAGGTCGAAACAGCGAATAAGCCAGCACCGGTAGAGGCCAAAGCCTCACAGGGTGATAGCCTGACCGCCTGGGTTGTTCAGGTGGGTAGCTTCAAACAGCAGCAGAATGCACTGGCGCTACGCGATAAGATTCGCAAACGCGGTTTTACCGCCTTTGTTGAGCGCATCAAATCGGCCTCAGGGGCGACCTACCGGGTGCGAGTGGGTCCCGAAATGTCATACACCAGGATCAAGCAGCGGCGAGATGCATTGAAGAGCAAGCTGAGCCTGAAGGGTGTGATTATGAAGCACCGCTAG
- a CDS encoding CvpA family protein, producing the protein MIWIDYVILTIVAISMVISVSRGFVREALSLVIWIAAFWIALTFSNDLALRLEGMIDTPSARMIAAFAILFLATLIVGGLTNFLIGQLVKKTGLGGTDRAVGMLFGIARGVLIVAIIVVFAGLTPLPQDPWWGESTFLVHFQRMAIWMISFLPAEYAGNFSY; encoded by the coding sequence ATGATCTGGATCGATTACGTCATCCTGACGATTGTTGCTATCTCCATGGTGATCAGTGTTTCACGGGGTTTTGTGCGCGAGGCGCTCTCGCTGGTGATCTGGATCGCGGCCTTCTGGATCGCGCTGACCTTCTCCAATGATCTCGCACTGAGACTGGAGGGGATGATCGATACCCCCTCAGCGCGTATGATCGCCGCCTTCGCAATCCTTTTTCTAGCCACACTGATTGTCGGTGGCTTGACCAACTTCCTGATTGGCCAGCTGGTGAAAAAAACTGGCCTGGGGGGTACGGATCGTGCCGTTGGGATGCTATTTGGTATTGCGCGAGGCGTTCTGATTGTGGCCATTATTGTGGTCTTTGCGGGACTAACCCCGCTGCCGCAGGATCCCTGGTGGGGTGAGTCGACATTTCTGGTTCACTTCCAGCGTATGGCGATATGGATGATCAGCTTCCTGCCTGCGGAGTATGCAGGTAACTTCTCCTATTAG
- the purF gene encoding amidophosphoribosyltransferase: MCGIVGVVATSPVNQALYDGLTVLQHRGQDAAGIMTSDNGQLFLRKDNGLVKDVFRTRHMLQLKGNMGIGHVRYPTAGCSSSAESQPFYVNSPYGISLAHNGNLTNADTLKEDLFREDLRHINTSSDSEVLLNVFAHELHRQNKLRIDENDVFEAVRGVHRRCKGAYAALAMVTGYGIVAFRDPNGIRPLVIGKREGEMGVTEYMFASESVALDVIGFELMRDVEPGEAVYVSVDGKLHSQQCADNPVHSPCIFEFVYFARPDTIIDGISVYKARLRMGETLAQKIKRDFPDHDIDVVIPIPDTSRTSAVQLSAELGTLYREGFIKNRYIGRTFIMPGQTQRKKSVRQKLNAIDLEFRGKNVLLVDDSIVRGTTSLQIIQMARDAGANKVYFASAAPPVRYPNVYGIDMPTSSELIGFGRNDQEIAAEIGADRLFYQDLDDLIESVLYRKNKTVQRFDTSVFNGEYVTGDVTPDYLNQLEASRSDGAKAERDQQQIPIDLHNNS; encoded by the coding sequence ATGTGCGGGATAGTCGGCGTTGTAGCTACATCACCCGTTAATCAGGCGCTCTATGATGGGCTCACTGTATTGCAGCATCGTGGTCAGGATGCCGCCGGTATTATGACCAGTGATAACGGTCAGCTCTTTCTGCGCAAAGATAATGGTCTGGTGAAGGATGTCTTCCGTACTCGCCATATGTTGCAGCTCAAGGGCAATATGGGTATCGGTCATGTCCGTTATCCGACTGCCGGTTGCTCATCTTCTGCCGAGTCGCAGCCCTTTTATGTCAACTCCCCCTACGGCATCTCGCTGGCACACAACGGTAACCTGACTAACGCGGATACCCTCAAGGAGGATCTGTTCCGTGAGGATCTGCGCCATATCAATACCAGCTCTGACTCTGAGGTGCTGCTAAACGTCTTTGCCCATGAGCTGCATCGTCAGAACAAGCTGCGCATTGATGAAAACGATGTGTTCGAGGCGGTGCGCGGTGTACATCGTCGCTGCAAGGGTGCCTATGCGGCGCTGGCGATGGTAACCGGTTACGGCATAGTTGCCTTCCGTGATCCCAACGGTATTCGCCCGCTGGTAATCGGTAAACGCGAGGGTGAGATGGGGGTGACCGAGTATATGTTCGCCTCCGAGAGCGTGGCGCTCGATGTGATCGGCTTTGAGCTGATGCGTGATGTTGAGCCGGGTGAGGCGGTTTACGTCAGTGTCGATGGCAAGCTGCATAGCCAGCAGTGCGCCGACAATCCAGTTCACAGCCCCTGTATTTTCGAGTTTGTCTATTTCGCACGCCCCGATACCATCATCGATGGCATCTCTGTCTACAAGGCGCGATTGCGCATGGGGGAGACGCTGGCGCAAAAGATCAAGCGTGACTTCCCCGATCACGATATCGATGTGGTGATTCCGATTCCTGATACCAGCCGCACCTCGGCGGTCCAGCTCTCTGCAGAACTGGGTACTCTTTATCGTGAGGGATTCATTAAGAACCGCTACATCGGCCGCACCTTTATCATGCCGGGTCAGACACAGCGCAAAAAGTCGGTGCGCCAAAAGCTCAATGCGATCGATCTCGAGTTCCGCGGTAAAAATGTACTACTGGTTGATGACTCTATTGTGCGCGGTACTACCTCACTGCAGATTATTCAGATGGCCCGCGATGCTGGTGCCAACAAGGTCTACTTCGCCTCAGCAGCGCCGCCGGTGCGTTATCCCAATGTCTATGGTATCGATATGCCAACCTCCAGTGAGCTGATCGGTTTTGGCCGTAACGATCAGGAGATCGCAGCGGAGATCGGTGCGGATCGGCTCTTCTACCAGGATCTCGATGACCTGATTGAATCGGTTCTCTACCGCAAGAACAAGACGGTGCAGCGCTTCGATACCTCGGTATTCAACGGTGAGTATGTGACCGGTGATGTGACCCCTGACTACCTCAATCAACTCGAGGCGAGCCGCAGTGATGGGGCCAAGGCGGAGCGGGATCAGCAGCAGATTCCGATCGATTTACATAACAACAGCTGA
- a CDS encoding O-succinylhomoserine sulfhydrylase, with translation MFEDGLDDFALETLAVRAGQQRTAEGEHAEPIFPTSSFVFASAEEAAARFSGDQPGNIYSRFTNPTVRTFEQRLAAMEGGERCVATASGMSAILTTCMGLLKAGDHVVSSRSIFGTTTVLFNNYLTKFGVETSFVAQTDYSEWEAAIRPETRLLFLETPSNPLTEVADIARLAELAHANGALLVVDNCFCTPALQQPLKLGADIVIHSATKYLDGQGRCVGGAVVGSEEIVGGDVYAFLRSAGPTMSAFNAWVFLKGLETLSIRMRAHCESAGELAHWLESQPTVKRVYYPGLESHPQHGLAASQQRGAGGILSFELEGGQAEAWRFINATELVSITANLGDAKTTITHPATTTHGRLTAEQCAESGISDGLLRLSVGLEDVVDLKNDLARGLAAVAG, from the coding sequence ATGTTTGAAGATGGTCTAGACGATTTTGCACTGGAGACGCTTGCAGTCCGTGCTGGGCAGCAACGCACAGCTGAAGGGGAGCATGCAGAGCCGATATTCCCCACCTCCAGTTTTGTTTTTGCATCAGCCGAAGAGGCTGCAGCGCGCTTCTCGGGTGATCAACCCGGCAATATCTACTCGCGCTTCACCAATCCAACCGTGCGCACCTTTGAGCAGCGCCTGGCTGCGATGGAGGGTGGAGAGCGTTGCGTGGCGACCGCGTCGGGCATGTCGGCGATCCTCACCACCTGCATGGGGCTGCTGAAGGCGGGCGACCATGTCGTCTCCTCACGTTCGATATTTGGTACCACCACGGTGCTGTTCAACAACTACCTGACCAAGTTTGGTGTTGAGACCAGTTTTGTTGCGCAGACTGACTACAGTGAGTGGGAGGCGGCGATTCGTCCAGAGACACGCCTACTGTTTCTGGAGACCCCCTCGAACCCACTCACCGAGGTAGCCGATATTGCGCGTCTCGCTGAGCTGGCACACGCCAATGGTGCGCTGCTAGTGGTCGATAACTGCTTCTGCACACCGGCGCTGCAGCAGCCGTTGAAGCTGGGGGCCGATATCGTGATCCACTCCGCCACCAAGTATCTCGATGGGCAGGGACGTTGTGTCGGCGGCGCGGTAGTTGGCAGCGAGGAGATTGTCGGCGGTGATGTCTATGCATTTTTGCGCTCGGCTGGCCCGACCATGAGTGCCTTTAATGCCTGGGTCTTTCTCAAAGGGTTGGAGACACTCTCAATCCGCATGCGCGCTCACTGCGAGTCGGCGGGTGAGCTGGCGCACTGGCTAGAGTCTCAGCCAACAGTGAAACGTGTCTACTATCCCGGACTCGAATCGCATCCGCAGCATGGGCTGGCGGCGAGTCAACAGCGTGGTGCGGGTGGCATCCTCTCGTTTGAGCTCGAAGGTGGTCAGGCAGAGGCGTGGCGCTTTATCAATGCTACCGAGCTGGTATCGATTACCGCCAACCTGGGTGATGCCAAGACCACGATTACCCATCCGGCCACTACCACACACGGCCGTCTCACTGCTGAACAGTGTGCCGAGTCGGGTATTAGTGATGGTCTGCTGCGTCTCTCGGTGGGATTGGAAGATGTCGTCGATCTGAAAAACGACCTGGCCCGCGGTCTGGCGGCTGTGGCCGGATGA
- a CDS encoding ferritin-like domain-containing protein, producing MIQSIFDLARGCLDACDPDEKIALTNAASAAWQAGECALDATVEAEPIPDPGRPARPLLVRPRELQQRKPTTVEGRAILFHALVHIEFNAINLGWDAVYRFRDMPNDYYSDWIQIAFEEAYHFGLLRDHLRTLGYEYGDFPAHNGLWEMAEETSYDVLARMALVPRCLEARGLDVSPGIKAKLLKVGDSEGAALLDIILRDEIGHVGVGNRWFHYLCSERALDSEQQFDALLERHMKGQIRGPFHREARLEAGFTVEELDYLEGVGGTLRPR from the coding sequence ATGATCCAGAGTATTTTTGATCTGGCACGGGGCTGTCTTGATGCTTGTGATCCCGATGAGAAGATCGCCCTGACCAACGCCGCCAGTGCGGCATGGCAGGCGGGTGAGTGTGCGCTTGATGCGACGGTTGAAGCTGAGCCGATTCCCGATCCCGGTCGTCCCGCGCGACCTCTACTAGTGCGTCCACGTGAATTGCAGCAGCGTAAACCGACCACGGTTGAGGGGCGGGCGATACTGTTTCATGCGCTGGTACATATCGAGTTTAATGCGATCAACCTCGGTTGGGATGCGGTCTACCGTTTTCGCGATATGCCGAATGACTACTATAGCGACTGGATTCAGATCGCCTTTGAGGAGGCGTACCACTTCGGTCTGCTGCGCGACCATCTGCGTACGCTCGGTTATGAGTATGGGGATTTCCCCGCCCATAACGGCTTGTGGGAGATGGCTGAGGAGACATCCTACGATGTATTGGCGCGTATGGCGCTGGTGCCGCGCTGTCTGGAGGCGCGCGGCCTCGATGTGAGTCCGGGCATTAAGGCCAAGCTGCTGAAGGTGGGGGATAGTGAAGGCGCGGCGCTACTCGATATTATTCTGCGTGATGAGATCGGCCATGTCGGAGTCGGCAATCGCTGGTTCCACTACCTCTGTAGTGAGCGTGCGCTCGATTCTGAGCAGCAGTTCGATGCGCTGCTGGAACGGCATATGAAGGGACAGATTCGCGGCCCCTTTCATCGTGAGGCGCGACTTGAGGCGGGTTTTACCGTTGAGGAGCTCGACTACCTCGAAGGGGTGGGCGGAACGCTCAGGCCTCGATAG
- a CDS encoding UDP-2,3-diacylglucosamine diphosphatase, producing the protein MGESLFIADLHLHESRPETTRLFLDFLQRESASAEALYILGDLFEIWFGDDDPDPGKQQIVTALKAWQAPLFFMHGNRDFLIGAQFLTETGAQLLQDPTLIELYGKQTLLMHGDTLCTDDQDYQAFRNMVRAPALIEQVLSLEIGPRIEMISEVRAKSRAEMSEKSLAIMDANQQEIEQVMRSHQVQQLIHGHTHRPAIHDLELDGQSVQRMVVGDWHQRGSVLRCTPEGCSLEPIEA; encoded by the coding sequence ATGGGTGAGAGCCTCTTTATCGCCGACCTCCACCTACACGAGAGTCGGCCCGAGACGACGCGCCTCTTTCTCGACTTTTTGCAGCGAGAGAGCGCCTCGGCCGAGGCGCTCTATATTCTCGGCGACCTGTTTGAGATCTGGTTTGGCGATGATGATCCCGACCCAGGGAAACAGCAAATCGTCACGGCGCTCAAGGCGTGGCAAGCCCCACTCTTTTTCATGCACGGCAATCGTGATTTTCTGATTGGGGCGCAGTTTCTTACCGAGACGGGCGCACAACTCCTTCAAGATCCAACCCTGATCGAGCTTTACGGCAAACAAACACTGTTGATGCACGGTGACACCCTCTGCACCGATGACCAGGACTATCAGGCATTTCGAAACATGGTTCGTGCACCCGCACTGATTGAGCAGGTGCTCTCACTGGAGATAGGACCACGCATTGAGATGATCTCGGAGGTGCGCGCAAAAAGTCGTGCCGAGATGAGTGAAAAATCACTCGCGATTATGGATGCCAACCAGCAGGAGATCGAACAGGTAATGCGATCTCATCAGGTACAGCAGCTGATCCATGGTCATACCCACCGCCCAGCCATTCACGACCTTGAGCTAGATGGCCAAAGCGTACAACGCATGGTCGTCGGTGACTGGCATCAGCGGGGCAGCGTGTTGCGCTGCACTCCTGAGGGATGCAGTCTCGAGCCTATCGAGGCCTGA
- a CDS encoding peptidylprolyl isomerase translates to MKRILTTLLLLLTFNLAQAEMPPTPHVLLETNVGNITIQLHRDKAPVTVENFLTYVNSGFYNGTVFHRVISDFMIQGGGFTKTYTKKATRDEIKNEADNGLKNRRGSVAMARTSIPHSATAQFFINTVNNSFLNHSAKTKRGWGYAVFGEVVKGMDVVDKIEQMRTGSGGPFPRDVPQDVVIIERASVVDDKTGTAAQN, encoded by the coding sequence ATGAAACGCATACTGACCACCCTGCTCCTGCTGCTTACCTTCAACCTCGCCCAGGCCGAGATGCCCCCAACACCACATGTACTGCTTGAGACCAATGTCGGCAACATCACCATCCAGCTCCATCGCGACAAGGCACCGGTTACGGTCGAGAACTTCCTCACCTACGTCAACAGCGGTTTCTATAACGGCACCGTCTTCCACCGCGTGATTAGTGACTTCATGATCCAGGGCGGTGGATTCACCAAGACCTACACCAAAAAAGCGACTCGCGATGAGATCAAGAACGAGGCCGATAACGGCTTGAAGAATCGCCGTGGTAGCGTCGCCATGGCACGCACCTCAATCCCCCACTCCGCCACCGCGCAGTTTTTCATCAATACCGTCAATAACAGCTTCCTCAACCACAGCGCAAAAACCAAACGCGGCTGGGGCTACGCCGTCTTCGGTGAGGTCGTGAAAGGCATGGATGTGGTCGACAAGATCGAACAGATGCGCACCGGTTCAGGCGGTCCCTTCCCGCGTGACGTACCACAAGATGTTGTGATCATCGAACGCGCCTCCGTGGTAGACGACAAAACCGGTACCGCTGCACAGAACTGA
- the cysS gene encoding cysteine--tRNA ligase translates to MLQIHNNLSNQLEPFTPIDPQRVRIYVCGMTVYDYCHIGHARVLVVFDVVYRYLCKIYGEQQVTYVRNVTDIDDKIIQRANENGEDFSNLTSRFVEAMHEDADALGVLRPNEEPHATTHMDQIVEMIAKLVEKGYAYPAANGDVYYDVSKFEGYGKLSGKNPEDLRAGERVAVDTAKDDPLDFVLWKAAKPGEPSWESPWGNGRPGWHIECSAMSTHCLGNHFDIHGGGLDLQFPHHENEIAQSEAATGCQFVNVWMHNGFVRVDDEKMSKSLGNFFTIREVMKQYDPEVIRYFILTSHYRSPLNYSDKHLDNAKAALSTLYTALKGVALEGVEAAAGEGYTERFYAALDDDFATSEALAVLFEMAKEVNRLRDSDGVQAVEIAAQLKQLAQLLGILQRDPVAYLQGGVGSEEGLSNEQIETLIEARLTARSNKEWAESDRIRDELQAAGIVLEDGAGGTTWRRG, encoded by the coding sequence ATGTTGCAGATCCACAATAACCTGAGCAATCAGCTAGAGCCCTTCACTCCTATCGACCCGCAGCGGGTACGAATCTATGTCTGCGGAATGACGGTTTACGACTACTGTCATATTGGCCACGCGCGGGTATTGGTGGTCTTTGATGTGGTCTATCGCTATCTCTGCAAGATCTACGGCGAGCAGCAGGTCACCTATGTGCGCAACGTGACCGATATCGACGACAAGATTATCCAGCGCGCCAACGAGAACGGGGAGGATTTTTCTAACCTGACCTCCCGTTTTGTCGAGGCGATGCACGAGGATGCCGATGCGCTGGGGGTGTTACGCCCGAATGAGGAGCCACACGCCACCACCCATATGGATCAGATTGTAGAGATGATCGCCAAGTTGGTCGAGAAGGGCTACGCCTATCCGGCTGCCAACGGTGACGTTTACTACGATGTCAGCAAGTTCGAGGGTTACGGCAAGCTCTCTGGTAAAAACCCTGAAGATCTACGCGCTGGTGAACGGGTGGCGGTCGATACCGCAAAAGACGATCCGCTCGATTTTGTCCTGTGGAAGGCGGCTAAACCGGGGGAGCCGAGCTGGGAATCACCCTGGGGAAATGGGCGTCCCGGTTGGCACATTGAGTGTTCAGCGATGTCGACCCACTGTCTCGGTAATCACTTTGATATTCACGGCGGTGGCCTCGATCTGCAATTTCCCCATCACGAAAATGAGATCGCACAGAGTGAGGCGGCGACCGGCTGCCAGTTTGTAAATGTCTGGATGCATAACGGTTTTGTGCGTGTCGACGATGAGAAGATGTCGAAGTCGCTCGGTAACTTCTTCACCATTCGCGAGGTGATGAAGCAGTACGATCCTGAGGTGATCCGTTACTTCATTCTTACCAGCCACTATCGTAGTCCGCTCAACTACTCCGATAAACACCTCGATAACGCCAAGGCAGCGCTGAGCACGCTCTATACCGCACTGAAGGGGGTTGCACTTGAGGGCGTGGAGGCTGCTGCAGGTGAGGGCTACACTGAGCGTTTTTATGCAGCATTGGATGATGATTTCGCCACGTCAGAAGCACTGGCAGTGCTGTTCGAAATGGCCAAGGAGGTCAATCGTCTGCGTGATAGTGATGGCGTGCAAGCGGTTGAAATAGCGGCGCAGCTAAAACAGCTGGCACAGCTGTTGGGTATTCTGCAGCGCGATCCGGTTGCCTACCTACAAGGTGGAGTCGGCAGCGAAGAGGGGCTCAGCAACGAGCAGATTGAGACGCTGATCGAGGCGCGTCTGACGGCGCGCAGCAACAAGGAGTGGGCCGAGTCAGATCGCATTCGTGATGAGCTGCAAGCGGCTGGAATCGTCCTGGAGGATGGTGCCGGCGGTACTACCTGGCGCCGCGGCTAG
- the folD gene encoding bifunctional methylenetetrahydrofolate dehydrogenase/methenyltetrahydrofolate cyclohydrolase FolD: MTAQIIDGKAIAAELRQEIKGKVEARTAKGLRAPGLAVILLGADPASEVYVRNKRNACAEVGVNSISHDLSPETSQEDLLKLIDELNEDATVDGILVQTPLPAHIDTETVIERIRPDKDVDGFHPYNIGRLAVRLPTLRSCTPYGVIKLLRSTGMELKGQEAVVVGASNHVGRPMGLELLLAGCTTTTCHRMTRDLEEQIRRADIVVVAAGKPGLVKGEWIKPGATVIDIGINRLDDGRLVGDVDFESARERAGRITPVPGGVGPMTVAVLLNNTIEALEQFHS, translated from the coding sequence ATGACAGCGCAGATCATTGACGGCAAGGCGATCGCCGCCGAACTTAGACAAGAGATAAAGGGCAAGGTGGAGGCACGTACCGCCAAAGGACTGCGCGCACCGGGACTAGCTGTCATTCTGCTCGGCGCTGATCCAGCCTCCGAGGTCTATGTTCGCAATAAACGTAACGCCTGCGCCGAGGTCGGGGTGAATTCGATCTCCCACGATCTGTCCCCTGAGACCAGCCAGGAAGATCTGCTTAAGCTAATCGATGAGCTCAACGAAGACGCTACTGTGGACGGCATCCTGGTCCAGACTCCGCTGCCAGCGCATATCGATACCGAGACGGTGATCGAACGCATCCGCCCCGACAAGGATGTGGATGGCTTCCACCCCTACAACATCGGCCGCCTTGCGGTGCGCCTGCCAACGTTACGCTCCTGCACCCCCTACGGCGTAATCAAGCTGCTGCGCAGCACCGGTATGGAGCTGAAGGGCCAGGAGGCGGTTGTCGTTGGTGCATCTAACCACGTCGGTCGGCCAATGGGGCTTGAACTGCTTCTGGCTGGCTGCACCACCACCACCTGCCACCGTATGACGCGAGACCTCGAGGAGCAGATCAGGCGCGCCGACATCGTGGTCGTCGCTGCCGGCAAACCGGGACTGGTTAAGGGCGAGTGGATCAAACCGGGGGCGACCGTCATCGACATCGGTATCAACCGTCTCGATGACGGGCGTCTGGTCGGTGATGTCGATTTTGAGAGTGCCCGTGAGCGCGCAGGCCGGATTACTCCGGTACCGGGCGGCGTTGGACCAATGACTGTTGCTGTACTGCTCAACAACACCATTGAGGCGCTGGAACAGTTCCACTCATAA
- a CDS encoding DUF6763 family protein, whose product MATEFEPKVGEWYKYSETGKLFEVVAFDEDEGAIEIQHLDGEVEELDLEIWFEVDLEMAEAPEDWSAAYDGIDKDDLGYSDKAIRPEDWSGPMNEIDRLESD is encoded by the coding sequence ATGGCTACTGAGTTTGAGCCCAAGGTGGGTGAGTGGTACAAGTATTCCGAGACCGGCAAGCTGTTTGAGGTTGTCGCGTTTGATGAGGATGAAGGTGCGATCGAGATTCAACATCTGGATGGTGAGGTTGAGGAACTTGATCTCGAAATCTGGTTTGAGGTTGATCTCGAGATGGCAGAGGCACCGGAGGATTGGAGCGCCGCCTACGACGGCATCGATAAGGATGATCTAGGTTATAGCGACAAGGCGATTCGCCCAGAGGATTGGTCGGGACCGATGAATGAGATCGACCGGCTAGAGAGTGATTGA